One stretch of Pseudomonas fragi DNA includes these proteins:
- a CDS encoding capsid cement protein, with translation MAKNFVSSGETQEFIAPAGGAVAGVPVAINDLVLIPLSGGLEGDKLVGHTRGEWRVKADGALKKGQKVSVKAGVLVAPATADSVPFGKLSSDMVSNVATALLIP, from the coding sequence ATGGCCAAGAATTTTGTAAGCAGTGGCGAAACCCAAGAATTTATCGCCCCGGCCGGCGGCGCCGTTGCTGGTGTGCCGGTGGCCATCAATGATCTGGTACTGATCCCGCTCAGTGGTGGTCTGGAAGGCGACAAGCTGGTGGGCCATACCCGTGGCGAGTGGCGTGTAAAGGCTGATGGTGCCCTTAAAAAGGGCCAGAAAGTCAGCGTCAAAGCGGGCGTTCTGGTGGCCCCTGCCACGGCTGATTCAGTGCCGTTCGGCAAGCTGAGCAGCGATATGGTCAGTAACGTGGCCACCGCGTTGTTGATCCCCTGA
- a CDS encoding phage tail protein, with amino-acid sequence MAEQNTLYIAMLTDVGAAQQAKAIASGTPWNITHMGVGDGNGVTPIPSKLQKKLIHENVRLKLNRLTVRADRPVISAELILPSDIGGWWVREVGLYDSTGALVAVASYPPTYKPTLAQGTGRTQGIRLQILVSSTANITIQDDPTLVTATLSTVREEITKGNASSASKLYAGRFLTYKGAVTGQGFFDGSGDIDIPMTLADSGVAAGTYSKVTVNAKGLVTGAQSLIQGDIPALDASKITTGTLSRPTSANAGTATKLQTGRALTFGGAATGMGWFDGSGDVNIQLALAALDTGKLSSGILPIVRGGTGGDTPAAARTALGAGVPSSLYHDPAGYWWDKDTGFFVQWGSRWMGDLPGGMLNAKVVFTYPFDTKPFIVIPVVTQYPGGVVSAASVTCTLNEQNITATDCLLSFTEYTPLVQQFGFRWIAVGYRVTPM; translated from the coding sequence ATGGCAGAGCAAAACACGTTGTATATCGCCATGCTAACGGATGTTGGCGCGGCGCAGCAGGCCAAGGCGATCGCAAGCGGTACGCCCTGGAACATCACCCATATGGGCGTCGGCGATGGTAATGGCGTAACACCGATCCCATCCAAGCTGCAGAAAAAGCTGATCCACGAGAACGTGCGACTCAAGCTCAACCGTTTGACGGTGCGGGCCGATCGGCCGGTGATCAGCGCCGAGTTGATCCTGCCGTCCGATATCGGCGGTTGGTGGGTGCGTGAGGTCGGCTTGTATGACTCGACCGGCGCACTGGTGGCAGTGGCCAGCTACCCGCCGACCTACAAGCCGACACTGGCTCAGGGCACCGGCCGTACCCAAGGCATCCGCCTGCAGATCCTCGTCAGCAGCACGGCCAATATCACGATTCAGGACGATCCGACGCTGGTCACGGCGACCCTGTCGACCGTGCGTGAAGAAATCACCAAGGGCAATGCAAGCTCGGCAAGCAAGCTGTATGCCGGCCGGTTTCTGACCTACAAAGGTGCGGTGACGGGGCAGGGTTTTTTCGACGGCAGTGGCGACATTGATATCCCGATGACCCTTGCCGATTCGGGTGTGGCGGCCGGGACTTACAGCAAGGTCACGGTAAACGCCAAGGGGCTGGTGACTGGCGCCCAGTCGCTGATTCAGGGGGATATTCCGGCGCTGGATGCCAGCAAGATTACCACCGGTACCTTGAGCCGCCCGACCTCGGCCAACGCCGGTACGGCGACCAAGTTGCAGACCGGTCGGGCGCTGACCTTTGGCGGCGCTGCCACGGGCATGGGGTGGTTCGACGGCAGTGGCGACGTCAACATCCAGTTGGCTCTGGCCGCGCTGGACACCGGCAAGTTGAGCAGCGGCATTTTGCCGATCGTGCGGGGAGGCACTGGTGGTGATACGCCGGCTGCAGCCCGCACCGCCCTAGGGGCCGGTGTGCCTTCGAGCTTGTATCACGACCCGGCGGGTTACTGGTGGGATAAGGACACCGGTTTTTTTGTGCAGTGGGGCAGCCGGTGGATGGGGGACTTGCCCGGTGGCATGCTCAACGCAAAGGTTGTTTTTACTTATCCGTTCGATACCAAGCCTTTTATCGTTATTCCGGTGGTTACGCAGTATCCCGGCGGTGTTGTTTCGGCCGCGTCGGTGACGTGTACGTTGAACGAACAAAACATAACAGCCACGGACTGCCTGCTGAGCTTCACAGAATATACCCCTCTGGTTCAGCAATTCGGCTTTCGCTGGATCGCGGTCGGGTATCGCGTCACACCGATGTAA
- a CDS encoding phage tail tape measure protein: MANKMQLGLVIGGAVSSTVGAAFKDVESRVKKLSEQGKKARVLQSTIGETMRLRDEWKKAHAEGEKGAQALKNRLERNLGVLRKEGVEVGRLSREYERLGRAGRSAELKAKGFGQIDQGKQQVRAGVAQGVVATGMVAVTAKVSADYQAIIRDIAIKAGVARSAQEADMSRSIIATSNDIGMGRNEVADVVNQLVGAGMDLKQAMEFAPVAAKFVVGQGSSGVDTAKMIQALQSNANITDPKVLEKALEAVAFQGQAGSFEASDMARWFPQLLASMQKQGITGMDAVTQLGAMLQVQMKTAGTSDEAANNLKNWMEKIGSGEVVDAYKKAGIDYQGSLNTGIQGGMSTLEASFGLAKRYIEATDPKKAAKMAEATAQISKEANPEKAKAMLSSLEQALRTGDIFADMQVKSALTAYVQNKALYEQLKNEAAGASGILDKNLSERRDTSSQKWAETIQAGNDAMRSVGDAIRPVTDAVATGLTTVVKGITKLSDESPKLVMGLTALATGASVVTSLLGALKIGRGLVNLARGGLGGGGGAGRAGVQSVFVTNTKDALGGGDDDGDGKGDAVKSLVSAGLNALMGRKDEAAEGEGAADTKLDPVETGLKLLDVIREAKGGDDEAGPDHTQKVFVVNAREIGGGGPGGGGRGGRRSRRRGPPRPPAPPPVPPRLGARLMNAVGTISKAGKAIPAGSLFEAGIKAFDTYTTAKTAEEKAEGYGGAAGGLAGTMAGAAAGAAIGSVVPIIGTAMGGLVGAFLGGMGGDTVGGMFGKTSFAKSLFGSDAEPGDVVRSMSAQSGRSQAPSPLVLKSESKPAPIDQKFTFAPHMPITVQGDVKDPDELMRKLQPMMQGHLNDFARQMEDNARRANDRKLYDAPHTG, translated from the coding sequence ATGGCAAATAAAATGCAGCTCGGTCTGGTGATCGGCGGGGCCGTAAGCTCGACCGTGGGCGCTGCTTTTAAAGACGTTGAAAGCCGCGTCAAAAAGCTCAGTGAGCAAGGCAAGAAAGCCCGGGTTCTGCAGAGCACGATCGGCGAAACCATGCGCCTGCGCGATGAGTGGAAAAAGGCCCACGCTGAAGGCGAGAAGGGCGCGCAAGCACTCAAGAACCGACTGGAGCGGAACCTGGGGGTGCTGCGCAAGGAAGGCGTGGAAGTCGGCCGGTTGTCTCGGGAGTACGAGCGCCTTGGCCGCGCCGGCCGTAGCGCTGAGCTGAAGGCCAAAGGCTTTGGCCAGATCGATCAGGGCAAGCAGCAGGTGCGCGCAGGAGTAGCGCAGGGGGTCGTGGCCACCGGTATGGTGGCCGTAACCGCCAAGGTCAGCGCCGATTATCAGGCGATTATCCGGGACATTGCGATCAAGGCCGGGGTGGCCCGTTCGGCGCAAGAGGCCGACATGTCGCGCAGCATCATCGCGACGTCGAACGATATCGGCATGGGCCGCAACGAAGTGGCTGATGTGGTTAACCAGTTGGTCGGCGCGGGGATGGACCTTAAGCAGGCGATGGAGTTTGCGCCGGTGGCGGCCAAGTTCGTCGTCGGGCAGGGCTCGTCTGGTGTCGATACCGCCAAGATGATCCAAGCACTGCAGAGTAACGCCAATATCACCGACCCCAAGGTGCTGGAAAAGGCGCTGGAGGCGGTGGCATTCCAAGGGCAGGCGGGCAGCTTTGAAGCCAGCGACATGGCGCGTTGGTTCCCGCAACTGCTCGCAAGTATGCAGAAACAGGGCATCACTGGCATGGACGCCGTGACGCAACTGGGTGCGATGCTTCAAGTGCAGATGAAAACCGCCGGCACCTCCGACGAGGCGGCCAACAACCTGAAAAACTGGATGGAGAAAATCGGTTCCGGCGAAGTAGTGGATGCCTACAAGAAGGCCGGTATTGATTATCAGGGCTCGCTAAACACCGGCATTCAGGGAGGCATGTCCACGCTGGAGGCCAGTTTTGGGTTGGCCAAGCGGTACATCGAGGCCACCGACCCGAAGAAAGCGGCCAAGATGGCCGAGGCCACGGCCCAGATCAGTAAAGAGGCGAACCCGGAAAAAGCCAAGGCCATGCTCAGCAGTCTGGAGCAGGCCCTGCGCACCGGCGATATCTTTGCGGACATGCAGGTCAAGTCGGCGCTGACTGCCTATGTGCAGAACAAGGCGCTGTACGAGCAGCTTAAAAATGAGGCGGCAGGCGCCTCGGGCATCCTCGACAAAAACCTGTCGGAACGGCGCGATACCTCATCGCAAAAATGGGCCGAGACGATTCAGGCGGGCAACGATGCCATGCGCAGCGTGGGCGATGCCATTCGGCCCGTTACGGATGCGGTCGCCACTGGGCTGACCACGGTGGTCAAGGGCATCACCAAGCTGTCGGACGAGTCGCCCAAGCTGGTGATGGGGCTGACGGCTCTGGCCACCGGTGCCAGCGTCGTGACCAGTCTGCTGGGCGCGCTCAAGATTGGCCGGGGGCTGGTCAATCTGGCCCGGGGCGGATTGGGCGGTGGTGGCGGTGCAGGTCGTGCCGGCGTGCAGTCGGTCTTTGTCACCAACACCAAGGACGCACTGGGCGGTGGTGATGATGACGGGGACGGCAAGGGGGACGCGGTCAAGTCGCTGGTCTCGGCAGGCCTCAATGCGCTGATGGGCCGCAAGGATGAGGCGGCCGAGGGTGAGGGCGCTGCTGATACCAAGCTGGACCCGGTCGAAACTGGGCTGAAGCTGCTCGATGTGATCCGGGAGGCGAAGGGCGGAGACGATGAGGCCGGGCCTGACCATACGCAGAAGGTCTTTGTGGTCAACGCCCGGGAAATCGGCGGCGGTGGCCCGGGTGGTGGAGGTCGCGGTGGGCGTCGATCGCGGCGCCGAGGGCCGCCACGCCCGCCGGCACCGCCACCCGTACCGCCGCGTTTGGGCGCTCGATTGATGAACGCCGTGGGCACTATCAGCAAGGCGGGGAAAGCCATCCCTGCCGGCTCGCTATTTGAGGCGGGCATCAAGGCATTTGATACCTACACCACGGCAAAAACGGCCGAAGAGAAGGCCGAGGGTTACGGTGGAGCTGCAGGCGGACTGGCGGGCACTATGGCCGGTGCTGCTGCCGGTGCGGCGATCGGCTCCGTGGTTCCGATCATTGGCACGGCGATGGGCGGGCTGGTCGGCGCGTTCCTGGGGGGTATGGGTGGCGACACCGTGGGCGGTATGTTCGGTAAAACGTCGTTTGCCAAGTCGCTGTTTGGCAGCGATGCAGAGCCGGGTGATGTGGTGCGCTCGATGAGCGCGCAGTCCGGTCGGTCACAAGCCCCGTCGCCTTTGGTGCTCAAGTCTGAATCCAAGCCGGCGCCGATCGATCAGAAGTTCACTTTTGCCCCGCATATGCCGATTACGGTTCAGGGTGATGTGAAAGACCCCGACGAGCTGATGCGCAAGCTGCAACCCATGATGCAGGGCCATTTGAATGACTTCGCCCGGCAGATGGAAGACAACGCCCGCCGGGCCAATGACCGCAAGTTATACGACGCCCCACATACCGGGTAA
- a CDS encoding phage baseplate assembly protein V — protein sequence MSHALAEHDRMIAGVVKECYVVALDLTVRPPVCRVSDGEWISAWVRWHSQAAGKARHWRVPSMGEQGALLSPSGDVSQGTFVPGLFGDAGPAPDNRDHVERWLFDDGGSLTYDWQAHSYIIELPSGSVDIKVGSSSATVTDNAVVVTSGAIALDGDVTIYGEVLINGALRVTGDINGGGAIIDTSGNTPNHKH from the coding sequence GTGAGCCATGCCCTTGCCGAGCACGACCGCATGATCGCCGGGGTGGTCAAGGAGTGCTATGTGGTCGCCCTTGACCTGACTGTCAGGCCGCCCGTGTGTCGAGTGTCTGACGGGGAATGGATCAGTGCCTGGGTGCGTTGGCACAGTCAGGCAGCGGGCAAGGCGCGGCACTGGCGGGTGCCCAGTATGGGTGAGCAGGGCGCGTTGCTCAGCCCGAGCGGTGACGTGTCACAAGGCACCTTTGTGCCGGGGTTGTTTGGCGATGCCGGGCCAGCCCCGGATAACCGCGATCACGTCGAGCGCTGGCTGTTTGATGATGGTGGTTCGCTGACCTACGACTGGCAGGCCCACAGCTACATCATTGAGCTGCCGTCAGGCTCGGTGGATATCAAGGTTGGTAGTTCTTCGGCCACCGTTACGGATAACGCCGTGGTCGTCACGTCCGGGGCGATCGCGCTGGATGGTGATGTGACGATCTATGGCGAAGTGCTGATAAATGGCGCGTTACGCGTAACGGGCGATATCAATGGTGGCGGGGCAATTATCGACACCAGCGGCAATACACCCAACCACAAGCATTAA
- a CDS encoding phage tail sheath family protein: MSLTDFFHGITVSLVETGARTIALPSSSIIGIVDTFSPGLGLVESNVPTLLTRESEAVAAFGADSAITRACKAIFNQSAAAIVAVGVPADTEAAVLTSAVIGGVSADGTRTGLQALLDGKSLFNLQPRLVIAPKHSATEAVATAMDVLAGKLKAIGIIDGPNTTDEAAIAYAENFGSKRLFMVDPAVKQWSTALNGDVSVPGSAIAAGLFAQTDSRFGFWSSPSNKEIVGITGTVRPVEYLDGDKTCRANLLNGANITTIIRDGGYRLWGNRTLSSDVKWAFVTRVRTTDMVMDAIQAGMKWAVDRGITKTYVKDVTETINAFMRDLKAQGAVINFEVYPDLEKTTATQIEQGKVYWTIRFTDVPPAENPIFQVEVTNQWLTEVLEA; the protein is encoded by the coding sequence ATGAGTCTTACCGACTTCTTTCACGGCATTACCGTGTCGCTGGTCGAGACCGGCGCCCGCACCATCGCGCTGCCCTCGTCTTCGATCATTGGCATTGTCGATACCTTTAGCCCGGGGCTGGGTCTGGTGGAGTCCAACGTGCCCACCCTGTTGACCCGTGAGAGCGAAGCGGTGGCCGCGTTCGGTGCTGACTCGGCCATTACCCGGGCGTGCAAGGCGATTTTTAACCAGTCGGCTGCCGCGATCGTGGCTGTGGGTGTGCCGGCAGATACCGAGGCGGCCGTGCTGACCAGTGCCGTGATTGGTGGCGTGTCAGCCGATGGCACGCGTACCGGCCTGCAGGCGCTGCTGGACGGCAAGAGCCTGTTTAACCTGCAGCCGCGGCTGGTCATTGCGCCCAAGCACAGCGCCACGGAAGCGGTGGCCACCGCGATGGATGTGCTGGCCGGCAAGTTGAAGGCGATCGGCATCATTGACGGCCCGAACACTACCGACGAGGCGGCGATTGCCTACGCCGAAAACTTCGGTTCCAAGCGCCTGTTTATGGTTGATCCGGCGGTCAAGCAGTGGAGCACAGCGCTCAACGGCGACGTGTCGGTGCCAGGTTCTGCGATCGCTGCAGGCCTGTTCGCGCAGACCGATTCGCGCTTTGGTTTCTGGTCGTCGCCGTCGAACAAAGAAATTGTCGGTATCACCGGCACGGTGCGTCCGGTCGAGTATCTGGATGGCGACAAGACCTGCCGCGCCAACCTGCTCAACGGCGCCAATATCACCACCATCATCCGTGACGGCGGCTATCGCTTGTGGGGCAACCGCACCCTGTCCTCGGATGTGAAGTGGGCGTTTGTCACCCGTGTGCGTACCACCGACATGGTCATGGATGCCATTCAAGCGGGCATGAAATGGGCGGTCGATCGGGGCATCACCAAGACTTACGTCAAGGACGTCACCGAGACGATCAACGCCTTTATGCGAGACCTGAAGGCACAAGGCGCGGTTATCAACTTTGAGGTCTACCCCGACCTTGAGAAGACCACGGCCACACAGATCGAGCAGGGCAAAGTTTATTGGACCATCCGCTTTACCGATGTTCCGCCGGCGGAAAACCCGATTTTTCAAGTTGAAGTTACTAACCAGTGGCTGACCGAAGTTCTGGAAGCCTAA
- a CDS encoding phage tail protein I produces MSDSSLLPSNRVSLEEALAQLSTGDVELANVLRQVHSVENCPAALLPWLAIQRSVDRWDPEWSETIKRKVVKDAFEVHKRKGTVGALRRVVEPFADILDITEWHELEPMGEPGTFTMSLALFDSGLSDTAIAELERMINDTKPVSRHLVGLSITFSPDGTYYIGAGISSGDEVTISSPELWSDDLDLINLELSANDLYYFSNFALPGLMRVT; encoded by the coding sequence ATGAGTGATTCCAGCCTGTTGCCGAGCAATCGCGTGTCGCTGGAAGAGGCGCTTGCCCAGCTTTCGACGGGTGACGTCGAGCTGGCCAACGTGCTGCGTCAAGTCCACTCGGTCGAGAACTGCCCGGCGGCACTGCTGCCGTGGCTGGCCATCCAGCGCAGTGTCGATCGCTGGGACCCGGAATGGTCCGAGACGATCAAGCGCAAGGTGGTCAAGGATGCGTTTGAAGTCCACAAGCGCAAGGGCACCGTGGGCGCGCTGCGCCGGGTGGTCGAACCGTTCGCGGACATTTTGGATATCACCGAGTGGCACGAACTGGAGCCGATGGGCGAACCGGGCACGTTCACCATGAGTCTGGCCCTGTTCGACAGCGGCCTGAGCGACACGGCCATTGCCGAGCTGGAACGGATGATCAACGACACCAAGCCGGTCAGCCGGCATCTGGTGGGGCTGAGCATCACCTTTAGCCCGGACGGCACCTACTACATCGGCGCCGGTATTTCTTCGGGTGACGAGGTCACTATTTCATCACCTGAGCTGTGGTCGGACGACCTCGACCTGATCAATCTGGAGCTGTCGGCCAACGACCTCTATTACTTCTCCAACTTCGCCTTACCGGGCCTGATGAGGGTTACATGA
- a CDS encoding phage major tail tube protein, whose amino-acid sequence MIPQTLFNTNMFIAGQSLQGDVPSLSLPKVTVKTEEYRGGGMDAPVAMDMGLEKLEASFATNGVRREVLKYFGAFDQTGFDASFRGAFKGQKGAITGVVATLRGGLREVDPGEWSAGSKAEFKYAVDVTYYKLEIDGRVMFEIDPINAVRVIDGVDQLADVRNVLGL is encoded by the coding sequence ATGATTCCGCAAACCCTGTTTAACACCAACATGTTTATCGCCGGCCAAAGCCTGCAGGGCGACGTGCCAAGCCTGAGCCTGCCCAAGGTCACGGTGAAAACCGAGGAATATCGCGGCGGCGGCATGGATGCCCCGGTGGCGATGGACATGGGGTTGGAAAAGCTGGAGGCCAGCTTTGCCACCAACGGTGTGCGCCGTGAGGTTCTGAAGTACTTCGGCGCCTTTGACCAGACCGGTTTTGATGCGTCGTTTCGCGGTGCCTTCAAGGGTCAGAAAGGCGCAATCACCGGCGTGGTGGCCACCTTGCGTGGCGGCCTGCGCGAAGTCGACCCGGGCGAATGGTCGGCCGGCTCCAAAGCCGAGTTCAAGTACGCCGTGGACGTCACCTACTACAAGCTCGAAATCGACGGACGCGTCATGTTTGAAATCGACCCGATCAACGCTGTACGCGTCATTGATGGCGTGGACCAACTGGCGGACGTTCGCAACGTCCTGGGCCTCTAA
- a CDS encoding phage tail assembly protein encodes MSTTETATKKLPSWLELTEEGATITLRNAVEINQIKVNRVSLRAPTVKDVQQATVQSGGDAEKRELILFASLTQAGDKDIAGMTVVDYNRLQAGYFRLVEDDEPYPYND; translated from the coding sequence ATGAGCACTACTGAAACCGCTACCAAGAAGCTGCCGAGCTGGCTGGAACTGACCGAGGAAGGTGCCACCATCACCTTGCGCAATGCAGTCGAAATCAACCAGATCAAGGTCAACCGAGTAAGCCTGCGAGCCCCAACCGTCAAGGACGTGCAGCAAGCCACTGTCCAGTCCGGCGGTGACGCCGAGAAACGCGAGCTGATCCTGTTTGCCTCCCTGACTCAGGCCGGGGACAAGGATATCGCCGGCATGACGGTGGTGGACTACAACCGCTTGCAGGCCGGCTATTTTCGCTTGGTCGAAGATGATGAACCTTACCCCTACAACGATTAA
- a CDS encoding baseplate J/gp47 family protein: protein MSTLDLSRLPAPIVLEPLDFETLYQEALTDFRALMGKNWSAPLESEPVVKLLEKRAYDKMMERARINDAAKALLLAFARGSDVDHLAANYNVKRLTVVEADPAAVSPIEAQYESDDSLVERTLLAFEGMSIAGPRDAYVFHALSADGRVADARASSPSPATVLVSILSRLGDGKASADLLEKVRVALSDEDVRPVGDRLLVRSAELVDYKIEAVLYLYPGPEMELSLAEANASLERYVNTQRRLGRDIRKSAIHAALHVSRVQRVELIHPAADVVVLDTQAANCIKASVVIGGTDE, encoded by the coding sequence ATGAGTACTCTGGACCTGTCCCGCTTGCCGGCGCCGATTGTGCTGGAGCCGCTGGATTTTGAGACGCTGTATCAGGAGGCGCTGACCGACTTTCGCGCCTTGATGGGCAAGAACTGGTCGGCTCCGCTGGAGTCTGAGCCGGTGGTCAAGCTGCTGGAAAAGCGCGCTTACGACAAGATGATGGAAAGGGCGCGGATCAACGACGCGGCCAAGGCGCTGCTGTTGGCGTTTGCTCGGGGCAGCGACGTGGACCATTTGGCGGCTAACTACAACGTCAAGCGCCTGACCGTGGTCGAGGCTGACCCCGCTGCAGTGTCGCCGATCGAGGCGCAATACGAGTCGGACGATTCTCTGGTCGAGCGCACGTTGCTGGCCTTTGAGGGCATGTCGATCGCGGGCCCCCGGGATGCTTATGTGTTTCATGCGCTGTCGGCGGATGGTCGGGTGGCGGATGCCCGGGCCAGCAGCCCGAGCCCGGCCACGGTGCTGGTCAGCATTCTGAGCCGTCTTGGCGACGGTAAGGCGTCGGCCGATCTGCTGGAAAAGGTGCGGGTCGCGCTCAGTGATGAGGACGTGCGCCCCGTGGGTGATCGCCTTCTGGTGCGGTCGGCCGAGCTGGTCGACTACAAGATTGAGGCGGTGCTGTACCTGTACCCGGGCCCGGAAATGGAGCTGAGTCTGGCCGAGGCCAACGCCTCGCTGGAGCGCTATGTGAACACGCAGCGCCGTCTGGGGCGGGATATCCGCAAATCGGCCATCCATGCCGCGCTGCATGTGTCCCGGGTGCAGCGGGTCGAGCTGATACACCCGGCGGCGGATGTGGTGGTGCTGGATACGCAAGCGGCCAACTGCATCAAGGCCAGCGTGGTAATCGGTGGCACTGATGAGTGA
- a CDS encoding GPW/gp25 family protein: MIGMDRHTGQPISGLDHLLQSIEDILTTPMGSRLMRPEYGSTIRRFVDLPVSEGWKSAVQAEAARALNRWEPRLELTRVQVVSVLSGRITFRLSGTFLGDSKLLDVTV; this comes from the coding sequence ATGATCGGAATGGACCGCCACACCGGGCAGCCTATCTCGGGCCTCGATCACCTGCTGCAGTCCATTGAAGACATTTTGACCACGCCTATGGGGTCGCGGCTGATGCGTCCCGAGTACGGCAGCACGATCCGCCGCTTTGTTGACTTGCCCGTTTCTGAGGGCTGGAAAAGCGCCGTGCAGGCCGAAGCTGCCCGCGCCCTGAATCGCTGGGAGCCGCGTCTGGAGCTGACCCGGGTTCAAGTCGTGTCCGTGCTGAGCGGGCGTATCACCTTTCGCCTGTCGGGCACCTTTCTGGGCGATAGCAAGCTATTGGATGTGACTGTATGA